In Carya illinoinensis cultivar Pawnee chromosome 7, C.illinoinensisPawnee_v1, whole genome shotgun sequence, the following are encoded in one genomic region:
- the LOC122317067 gene encoding EKC/KEOPS complex subunit bud32 yields the protein MDIQADEKEGSLILLKQGAEAKIFESNFVGRRSIVKERFSKKYRHPTLDSKLTLKRLNAEARCMTKARRLGVATPVLYSVDPVLHTLTFEYVEGPSVKDVLLEFGSHGVVEERLDDIASQIGDAIGKLHDGGLIHGDLTTSNMLLKSGTNQLVLIDFGLSFTSTLPEDKAVDLYVLERALLSMHSLCGNVMDRILAAYRKSSKQWSSTFNKLAQVRQRGRKRTMVG from the exons ATGGACATCCAGGCAGATGAGAAAGAAGGCTCTCTTATTCTGCTGAAACAAGGAGCTGAAGCT AAAATTTTTGAGTCGAATTTTGTGGGAAGGAGGTCCATTGTCAAGGAACGCTTCTCAAAGAAGTATCGACATCCAACTTTGGATTCTAAACTCACTCTTAAGCGCTTAAATGCT GAGGCCAGGTGCATGACAAAAGCAAGACGACTTGGAGTTGCTACTCCTGTGTTGTATTCCGTGGACCCTGTGCTTCATACTCTTACATTTGAGTATGTAGAGGGTCCTTCTGTCAAAGATGTGTTGCTTGAATTTGGGTCACATGGTGTTGTTGAAGAACGATTAGATGATATTGCTTCTCAAATTGGGGATGCAATCGGAAAATTACATGATGGTGGCCTCATCCATGGTGACTTGACCACATCAAACATGTTACTCAAAAGCGGTACCAATCAGCTT GTCCTCATAGACTTTGGTCTGAGCTTCACTTCAACCCTTCCGGAAGATAAAGCTGTCGATTTATATGTACTTGAACGAGCACTTCTTTCCATGCATTCTTTGTGTGGGAATGTG ATGGACCGGATACTTGCTGCCTATCGGAAATCATCAAAACAGTGGTCATCCACATTTAACAAGCTTGCTCAAG TGCGTCAAAGAGGACGAAAACGGACCATGGTTGGATGA
- the LOC122317069 gene encoding CST complex subunit STN1 — MDHHQHRRRLYNTHVKLLAFDLLSLLQTPSHSSSDPISFSRKGALLSRAETVGTVTSRELKPSKFLKFTIDDGTGCVGCVLWLNHLASPYFARRSPSDVRLIAEAANRFAAEIRLGVVARVRGRITSYRGTVQITVSDVVVERDPNAETLHWLECMNLARKCYDASGL; from the coding sequence atggatCATCATCAGCATCGCCGACGACTTTACAATACGCACGTAAAACTACTGGCCTTCGacctcctctctctcttgcaAACCCCCTCTCATTCTTCCTCAGACCCCATTTCTTTTTCTCGCAAAGGCGCCCTTCTTTCCCGCGCCGAAACCGTGGGCACCGTCACCTCCCGCGAACTCAAACCCAGCAAGTTCCTCAAATTCACCATCGACGATGGCACCGGTTGCGTCGGATGCGTTCTCTGGCTCAACCACCTCGCCTCCCCCTACTTCGCTCGCCGCAGCCCGTCAGATGTTCGACTTATTGCCGAAGCCGCGAACCGCTTCGCTGCGGAGATTAGGCTTGGAGTCGTGGCGAGAGTGCGCGGGAGGATCACTAGCTACCGCGGCACTGTGCAGATCACGGTGTCAGATGTGGTGGTCGAGAGGGACCCGAATGCGGAGACCTTGCATTGGTTGGAATGCATGAATTTGGCGCGCAAGTGTTACGATGCGTCGGGACTCTAA
- the LOC122317149 gene encoding type I inositol polyphosphate 5-phosphatase 4-like: MRDGSSKKSKLSWPRTLVKKWFNIRSKAEDFHADDVLYEGGEEEWRNNCSEREACTIKKSKIERSNKRNSDRVRRGKIDIDASQATDVHNYSLFVATWNVAGKCPPSNLSLEDWLHTSPPADIYVLGFQEIVPLNAGNVLGTEDNGPARKWLALIRKTLNNLPGTSGGCHTPSPIPDPVVELDADFEGSTRQKASSFFHRRSFQSLSRSMRLDQDMSMSHPRLDRRYSICDRVIFGNRPSDCDLNFRYGSSDDENGLGDSPVATHYSPVSYSGLLSVEDRDRQRGHSRYCLVASKQMVGIFLTIWIKSDLRDDVRNMKVSCVGRGLMGYLGNKGSISISMSLHQTSFCFVCSHLTSGQKDGDELRRNSDVMEILRKTRFPRVRRMSDAGSPQTILEHDRIIWLGDLNYRIALSYRSAKALVEMHNWRALLENDQLCIEQRRGHVFEGWNEGKIYFPPTYKYSTNSDRYAGDDRHPKEKRRTPAWCDRILWYGRGLHQLSYVRGESRFSDHRPVYGIFLAEVESLNRGRIKKSMSCSNARIEVEELLPYMDGYTELNFF, translated from the exons ATGAGAGATGGGAGTTCGAAGAAAAGCAAG CTTTCATGGCCCAGGACATTGGTCAAGAAGTGGTTCAACATCAGGAGCAAAGCTGAGGACTTCCACGCAGACGATGTCCTTTATGAAG GTGGTGAGGAAGAGTGGAGGAACAACTGTTCAGAGAGGGAGGCATGCACAATCAAGAAAAGCAAAATAG AGAGATCGAACAAAAGGAACTCTGATCGTGTTCGGCGAGGTAAGATCGATATAGATGCCTCGCAAGCTACAGATGTGCATAATTACAG CCTTTTTGTAGCTACGTGGAATGTGGCTGGAAAATGCCCTCCGAGTAATTTGAGTCTTGAAGATTGGCTTCATACCTCTCCTCCTGCTGACATTTACGTTCTTGG GTTTCAAGAAATTGTTCCTCTGAATGCTGGCAATGTTTTAGGCACAGAAGATAATGGGCCTGCCAGAAAATGGCTAGCCCTTATCAGGAAAACGTTGAACAATCTTCCAGGCACTAGTGGTGGATGCCACACGCCTTCACCAATCCCTGATCCGGTTGTTGAATTAGATGCAGACTTTGAAGGATCAACAAGGCAGAAGGCTTCGTCATTTTTCCATCGGCGATCATTCCAATCCTTGAGTCGGAGCATGAGATTGGACCAGGACATGTCAATGTCACACCCCCGACTTGATCGGCGGTATAGCATTTGTGACCGGGTCATTTTTGGGAACAGGCCAAGTGACTGTGACCTGAATTTCAGATATGGCTCCTCTGATGATGAGAATGGACTGGGGGATTCACCAGTGGCAACACATTATTCACCAGTGTCCTACAGTGGACTTTTGTCCGTGGAGGATAGGGACAGACAGCGAGGCCACTCAAGGTATTGTTTGGTTGCCAGTAAGCAAATGGTTGGGATATTTCTAACAATTTGGATAAAGAGTGATCTCAGAGATGATGTTCGCAACATGAAAGTGTCTTGTGTGGGAAGAGGACTGATGGGTTATCTTGGAAACAAG GGTTCCATTTCTATTAGCATGTCTTTGCACCAAACAAGCTTTTGCTTCGTATGTAGCCATTTGACCTCTGGACAGAAGGATGGTGATGAGTTAAGGAGAAACTCTGATGTCATGGAGATACTTCGGAAGACAAGGTTTCCAAGGGTCCGTCGCATGAGTGATGCGGGTTCTCCTCAAACAATTCTAGAACATGA TCGAATTATCTGGCTGGGGGATTTGAACTATCGTATTGCTCTATCTTACCGTTCTGCAAAGGCTCTTGTTGAGATGCACAATTGGAGGGCATTGCTAGAAAATGACCAG CTGTGTATAGAGCAGAGACGGGGCCACGTCTTTGAGGGATGGAATGAAGGAAAAATTTACTTCCCTCCTACATACAAGTATTCGACTAATTCTGATAGATATGCGGGGGATGATAGGCACCCAAAGGAGAAGCGAAGAACTCCTGCATG GTGTGATCGTATATTATGGTATGGCAGAGGCCTCCATCAATTATCATATGTTCGAGGGGAGTCAAGGTTCTCTGATCACAGGCCAGTTTATGGCATATTCTTGGCGGAGGTTGAGTCTTTAAACCGTGGCCGTATCAAGAAAAGCATGAGTTGCTCCAATGCCAGGATTGAGGTAGAAGAGCTGTTGCCATACATGGATGGATACACTGAACTCAATTTCTTTTGA